Below is a window of Vanessa tameamea isolate UH-Manoa-2023 chromosome 11, ilVanTame1 primary haplotype, whole genome shotgun sequence DNA.
GTTCGTAAATGTCATAATGGACGATAGACTAACAAATATCAGTCATTAAACGAATATTGCATCAACATTAGACAGTCAGTCACGAAATGTTGAAacgaatacatatttaatttaataataccttTGCAATCTCATTTGTTAAAATGATTCCATACATTTATTCACACTTATAATTATACTGCAACTGCAATGCCGTATATATGCTGTGCCTAAAGGTCCTTAATCCTTAGGCCTACGTCATATCTCTCTGGTTATGTTGAATTGAACTCCTATCAGAACATGAAAGTGCTATGCTTGCGCAGTTGGATCGTCTTTGAGATGTGGCGCTgtcataacattattattattataagtgcgATGTATGTTGAGCTgaaatttaaggaatggttgCACAGAAACAATATATAGGAATATGAGCGAGGTGAATGCTTTCGATAACTAATGCTACAGTTCCGAATACGCACATTCTGAGGATGCAATTATGCATTACTAACTAACTGCCTCGACTTCGTACggataaaataagtttttatcttATGATATAACGGGGACTTTCCTGTgtatagtaggtatatatttactctgtaatcaatcaaaatatacattattcaagtaggcttttacaagcactttagaatcgtcattttacaaaactgtattaagtgaagctatcatCGAATCCAAATGtagactctaccgagaagaactggcaagaaactcagtagttactcttgttATGTTagtgaaatacaattatatatataatatatcctgtctggaagtcaacaaatacctcctagctccacgcttttttatcatctatataatcttgtgtcgaataatatggtttatttattaatgtattttttatgaatgatttgaatttataaatcggctgtgttaaaaatatacgcggaattttaatatagaaaaaggTATCcgaccttgccccaagaagaatattttgactACGGAGTCGGCAACTTGGCGTTATGagcttatccttacgtctcgtgtacatacaatgattatcactgattctatcaaagtgatcagtattactttgaatataaataatattgttgtaaatatattttgacgcaACAGTGactattcctactttgttaaaaacatcccgaagggaaTCCCTAGCTCCagaattataaatagaccggactgctttcttttctaaaataaaataataataatatgtctgACGTCCATGTAAACCGATTACttgttgtttttgtaaaaatgttgtCGGCTacgtttgataataaaatatgtaataaatattggtcAATCTGTGTGTACTGTCATtacgttttgtttaatattttggaCTCGTTTCAATGTACTTATTTAATGAGAGACATTTCACAGATTCATGATGGCAATCtcgttattaaatacttttattttgccGTAGGCCACGGCCTACAGCCTCGTGATTTATGGGGCCTTGGGCCTcaaaattttagattaaaataagtCGTATGAAAAGTAATGATTGATCCAATTATGATTTCAAGAAATttaatgaagatatttttttcgatCATCTCTATGTCTAGCTTACAAAAAGAACATATCTTAAAACACTCTCTATACTAAAACACAGTCTTTCGATTAAGTAAATAGAATCTCttctattcttaataaaaatataaaaaataaaaaacaaatttactagTATGCTTGTAGCATACTAGTAAATAAGTTAAAGGCAATatccaaatatttatattgttatttgaagTTTGTTAACATCGTCTGGCGCCCAATGCTACTAACAAATTGCAAACAAATCGGAACGTGATCGTTGCCGTTTACCGTTTTCCTGTTCTACTAATTCATCAAGAACGTATTGTTGCAAGTAAAGCCCCCGCTGAAATGATTATGCAGATTTTTAAACTTTGCCAGTTCTATCTATTGTAGCAGAGATATAAAACTGCCAAGATTTGCAAGAAGAAGAATAAGCTAGATGACGATACAATTATTCAGGAGTTAAGTCAAATGCAGATAGGTAACTactatatcttaaatattcattattaaggtagagataagtatttttataaataataataaacacatggACAATTAGACCTCTACGTAGTCTACATATAATTCCATGTTGTCAATGATATACCACGCAATTGGATTAATCGAAATGGAGACCGTATTTTATTATCGTGATCTGAAACCGTATTCTGTCGTGGTCCATTATAAACGCAGATctgtcttaaatatatatatgcctCACCTCAATCACAACAAAATCCTAATTACCTATTACTGCTAAGTATGATACTTACTGACTAACCCACAACTATGTGAAAACAGTTTATGTATGGTTAATTACAGATCGAGTGGGCGTGACAGATGAAGCTGAGAGATAATCTTTCCTCGGTTGTATTTCAAAGGTCGATCAAGAGATTCTACAACGACGACGTATAGCCATTGGCTATTAAAATAAAGCCCATAAGGCTTAAATGgaactagtaatattataattattaaataagaattatgaatatatatatatatatgtatacatatatatatatatgtgtagaAATAAAATCGTGATAACCACGCGAAAAAGTGGATCCAGCaccatacatatatctatagcACTTATAATTGGGCTTATTCGTCAGTCTTATTTTGCGAAATGCTAACGGTGATTCctaatgtcaaattaataactcgaatttcatttttatataaactgatGACATTAGTAATTATCAATAATGTAGTTCATATAATAATGATGTAAGAACAGCAACATATATTAACAATGTTAATTTGAAcaaacagttttataatatgttatttttaagtgaaaAGACAATTCATAACTGcctgaatgaatttgaaaattaaaaggaGTTCTCGAGTTTTAGTTTTTGagtataaattagtaaaagtgttttaagttattatgttttctatatcaataataattttaacgacaATTATCaaagtgaattatttatattttcgattcTAACAATTCAAATGAGTGAATagtgagttattttttataaaatgtttagcaACGATAATGTAAGAGtgttaaaaacaattatctcAGACACGACAGTTCATGGCTATGTTATGCTATAGGCTATGATATACATAGGTTTATATGGGTTAAGTGCATAGATATTTAAGAGAACAAACATCATACAAGCCGTGTTGAATAGATGATTTAAATCCATTTCAATGCAGACGTAAGCTGTCAAACTCAATGATATGCTGTGTCAATAGCGAGTGGGTTCGATCTCATTGTAACATCAATGTTTCATATCTGTACCTTTGTCCAttgtacgaaaaaaaaatctgtgatttatatatataaaaaaaaaatctgatattgGTACCCactatcatatatattttttgtacctaTGCgaacctattttaattttttatacaaatatttatatattatcgatATCATCATTCGTCCGAGATAACGCGATAAGTAAGTAATTTACAAGTAGTAACAAAACTTAATACTTGTttacattaatgtattttatttcgaacAGCCTAGTTGGCTGTGGATAATGTGTGAAAAAAGTGGATATCGGAAGGTATGGGACTGAAATCGCGGATTTCAGTCccattctatattaaaaataagtattagtaGTGTTACacttttgtatttcaaaaatacCATAAATCTTTTGCTCCAGTGCCTGACTTTAAATCTATCAGATTTTTTGTCATGGCATAAATAGTCCCTTGCGTTTACGCACAAGTTTGATGCATGATATATCTACTGCGCAATTGACTAGCCTTGGATATTGACTGCCTTTGCCTTTATCAGGTCAGGAtcgcattaaaaatattttgtattaatctaCACTTATCAGAaacaattcgttttaaaatgttttttactcCTTTCGTATTTCAATGGACACAATCAACGAATAGATCTAAATCACGAGATAAAACAAGATGCCAGTTACATACTGGGCAGTTACAGTTGCCTGCTGACCCCAGACTCTTGACCTCACGATCCAAAAATACCGACCTTGACGTATCATTATAACATGATTCATAAATCACTCGTGATCTAGAATCTtactatgatttaaatataatactattctaTTCCCTTTTGATGTTGTGctttaatgaaaatgaaaatttgtattaagaatatagactttttcttttaattgcttatgtagtaaaatatttgtaattcctTAATATCGTGAATGCAATTGTCTCTTCTTGATAGgggtttgtgcaagtccgtctgggtagacaACACCCAATCACTAATTCTACCACTAAAGAAcactatttagtattgttgtgttttttttttaatcatttaatttagtatCATTGCAAAGGTATTAACCTTAACTTGTGCCTTTTCTAGGTTTTATGTGGTATCCAGCGAGTATCTTTGTAAATATCTTGAATCGAATATGTGCCTATTCTTGGTTTCATATGGTACCCAGCGAGTATTTTTGGGAAATATCTTGAATTAAACTTGTGCCTTTTCGAAGTTTCACATGGTATTACATAtggtttcatatttattttgataagtttTCATAGTAGTTTTCGGCGCTACATAGTGACTGCTGattgttagtatttcttacCAACCAACTAGCCACCAGCACTGCGCCATGGGTGGTAGTAACTACTTAACACTCTTTTACCATCATACTACGtactataaatagataaaaattatctacgtaaaaacgatataataacttaatcCATTAATGCACGAAAATGATCCCAAAGTTATTCCTGGAACGAAATCATGGAATATGGTTATAGGAATATATTTCTAAGCTTATCATAATATAACCGAACTCcgagcaataaaaatatgtttaatatgtcgGATATCGGACTAATTTAACTCTAAGAGAGAAATCGTGTATTTATTTCTCTCATTGATGTTTTATTagttaatcatatatttaacgAGTTATTGGCAAAAAGCGCTTTACATCACAAAGGTTATAGTTTAAACGACCCTGTGGTCgtgattaaaataacaaatagcCTCAGGTAAATACAGGGGATAGTCAGGAAATAGACGACCCTGAATAAGATGAAACGGCCTAGTATATTGTATTGCATACAATAGCAATTATCTTAACTAACGATCACAGCTTACGCGTTTCATTTGTAATTCATCTTCAACTCCATGGCTAAGAAAAACATTTGGAGGAAACCTGATGgtggttaattattatttcgtcCATCTGATACGTGCAGATTTAGGCATCGAATCACTTTTCTTAACAGAAGAAGATTAATGGTATTTTGCAGTCCTTTATTTGAACGTGGTAATAAATAGCAAAAGTTTAAACCTCACGTCATTAGAGGAGATTGTTTTCGATTATGATCAATTTTATGCTtctataattaagatatttcatataagaatagaatctaatttaaatagaaattaagcCTCAAGCATCAATTTAAATGAAGATATAACAAAGACTTTGATTGACATCCATGATCGAATGAAGGTTCTTGCTAACAATGAAACTTAAATTTTGAAgagtaatttcaaatattatcttCAATTATATTAAGGTTACTTGTTCATGAAATTAACGGTAATGGATTCAAGATTTCGAAATCGTATAATGgagcaattttaattataataatactaaaatcgATGTTTTTCtccaacatttatatttttgtcgaaTAAGTAATACCTCTCATCCGTTTTCCTTCCCCCAAAATGAATGCTTTGTGCTCAGCTTTGTTCCAGGTTGAGTGAGTTACGAGTGGTATCACTAAAGCAGAGAGAGCCCAGATACAACACAATTTTACAAGTACTGGCCTACTGCCAAGTATAAACCAGGTGTGCCCCGCGTTGAATTTGGAGAGGCAGATCGTAATTCGCGAGGCTGGTCGAAACCTCTTCCTGCGAGCAATAGTGTCGGTGAAACTCCGCAGGGCGTGTAGTAGGCGTGAAGGCCGTAGGCCCTATTCAAAGCCGTTATGGTTTCGAAAGATACGGACGACTCCGGTCCGTGCCGAAGATGGCCGTCGCAGTTTATAACCAGGGCGTAGTAAGCAAGAACCCACATAACCCGGTTCCGTCAAGCGACCTTTCCGAATGTTTCCATTgcgttaaaaaatatgtattaaaaaatagataaaatacaattaaggtCTTATTGTTCGCACAAATGCGGGCAAGcaaattttatttccttaatttgtgtttattatttattcgtggtcgatgaaggaaaacatcgtgatgggCAAATGTGTATACGTCAGATGAAGCTTCGTTTACTTTAACAATAAAGCCCcgttaatatattgaaaaaacgaCTGGTTTTGTTTAGGGATTGTACCTACctagtacaattatttaattcttgtttacaattttttgtcgaaatatacatacatttatccTGCTATCCGTTATTTCTAAACTTATGATCCTTAAACAGAAAGTCAATGTTAGCTTCGGAATAATGgccgttgtttttttttctattagttaaataaaaataattgtttcttaaaaatTGTAACTGACCAAAAGCCGAAATACTTTTACATAcaaaacgagtgtatgcttaaacggggaagcattagatgttttggaatcaacagagttccttggtatgacaatagactctaagctccaatggggcccccatataaataagttggcgaatagactcagctctgcagcctatgcggtaaaaaaaattagacttttgactgatgtggatacggctcgccttgtgtacttcagttatttccacagtataatgtcgtatggcatcctactctggggtaatgcagctgacattaatactatttttgtactgcagaagagggctattcgtgcaatttataacctgggcccaaaagattcgttaagagataaatttaaagaaattaaaataatgactgtcgcttctcaatttgtttttgataatgttatgtatgtacgcaaaaacataaacgattttcccagaaattgtgacgtacattctattaacactaggaacaagaataaacttgttactccaagtacccgcttacacagggttagtaactcttttttggggcaatgtatacgtttttacaacaggatcccagaaaacgttcaaaattattcaattataaaattcaaaagaatcgttaaagagcgtttgtgtgctaaaggatattacaacactaatgactttttagttgactgcacaccttgggaatgaaatgatcgcctccaggctgtttcaaataactaaaatataataattattgtacatgcaaaatgaaaaaaaaaaaaaaaaaatatcccgctgagtttctttcgccggttcttctcaggtccgaggtgctaaattccgaaccggtggtagatttttgacaatcaataagcaagtgtaaacacttctatattgaataaagatttttgatttgatttgatttgattgggaGAAGAGGAGACATTTGGCTAGTAATGAGACAATTGCGAGCTCAAGTTACAGCTCAAGTTATGTTACATAGTTGAATTAAATCTATGTAAATCTacgaccggttcggaaagtataCAAAGTTCGGAAACTCAGTATATAATGCAAACACAGTTGTATTATGTATCTATTCCTCAAAACCCGATGGAATTAGATTTAATTATGCAACCCAGGATCTCAGAATCTTTATTTTATCCCGTAGGCCAAACAACCAGGTGCACACTAGTTTCGTTATTCTTCTAGCCGgaacatacaatacaaattaataatgtttgtcTTGCAATATAATTGATGGCACAAAACCCTTATTTATTAGGTGAAAAACAAACTTTCCTTACagtcataaaacaaaattactttataaaaattttattattaataaatattattctaataatacacttcaataaatcttatcaaataataaattctatctatttacttataattgatAACATAATGACTTATTCTgatcattttaattatgttagattaaaaattttgaaattaaaaagaatgcGGAATCGATATGTGACGTCACATATAGCCACTGGTCGTCTTTGTTCCGTCGACTTTGTTTCCACGAAATACAACCTACCGATTTACTAACGATTTGTCATTTTATCGCAATTAAATCGAACGTTGCCGTTTAGCCGTTTTAACACAACGATGCAGTTGAGGTTCGGTCGATATTGGGTCAGAATAGAATCGGGAACATGTCGTAaccgtaataaattattagaattgtCTCCTGTTTTAAGGCGTTGTTTTTGTAATAGTTCCAATCTTTCGAATTTTGGGTTCTTTTAACAGACTTCAAAATAGTtgtgaaccgattttaatgttttttttttttattgcaatattcgACTATGTAATTGTCACAGTGAATTTGGAGTTACGATAGTAATACCAATGGAAATGTACGTATACGTCATTTGTTCCCCTGAACAGTACGGACTCAGTTGCACGATCAGCCAGAGTAAAATAAGGcattatttaaatgtgaaagttgGTTTTAAAAGTAAcacgtaataattttatatgctgtgtgaaacttttaaaaatataattcaataatatattattttttgagtttttaGTTTAGTTTCATTTGTTTAGAAAATCAATTTGTACTAATAAAACTCATTTGAAATAtagtttactataaatatattattttatgtcaattgaacaatgaaattattttattctgtatgTACCttcttaatttcattttacactTCTTAGGTACATGACACAAGCAAAATAATCCGATGCGCAATTAATTGGACtttttattagctttttttaatatcgttcaccaatatcaattcaatattaatGGAACTATAATTTAGAggaaatcttattaataattcttatggcTTTTCTTTTACGATTTGTAAAGCAAAATATATCACCAAGACTTCTGACTTCTGTGGACGTTGAAAGCATGTTatagagtatttttatttttaagattataagaGTCACAATAACACCAGATAAAGATATCATTGTGAATAACCACGTAGCGGAGATGTTAGTAATCGCTATCAGTTCTTATCTAGATAGCGCGCAGTGCGAGCCGCGCGCTCGAATCGTGAACCATGTGTCCCTACACTTAGtgatatggtaaataattaattgattactttattttctatataactTCAAAGCTTTTAGTTTTCGatgcattttattgttttttcaaaatatgttaataagatATCATTCTAAGAATAAGTTAGCTATCTATCATTTAATGTCTTCAAGATAAATTTTATCTCCAAAACAAAGTGGACGCTGAAAATATAGAAAGAATGTTGTTTCCTTGTAATTGTTTCATGGTTAGAATCGTGTATATTGCattggtatttatatataaattaatggttTTTGTGGTAAAcgtaaatgattattaatttactttaacatAACTTTCGTAACATTTgacaacttaatatttttatttgcaggTAGTGTTAAAGACTTAAGGGACACATCATGGtaagttttataatgttaaaaattatttaatataaataaattaaattttaattgcaataacaaaatcaaatgaaagaaataataataataacataagatATTCTGTTtctctcatatatatatataataatattattttaaacggtAAATGGAAAGTCAGTTTAGTGGACTAATTagtgaaaataaacaattgcaGTAGattttatgagattttttttctttttcgttaTGGATATGTTTGGATTAAGACTACGTAAATATGTCGTAGATTATTCTACTTATCTTAAAATTCTTGCGATACTTCTATGATTGGGTAATGGGTGATATCATTTTATCGTGACGAATATGTGTAGTTTAAGTACTAGCATGGGAAATACTGTAAACtgataaaacattgtttaaaaaatttacataataccggtttttattatttttgaacctttttatataagtatgatgTCGTAGAtgacattgataaataattattagtaaaataacatactatacaatatacattCCCACAATTTACATAGCGCCTGTAGTAGAAAACTAGCAATCGCTTTTTTTGtcttctattattaaaataacctagGAGTTATTGCGTGTTGGTTGGTTTTAgggtataaatatttacggaataaaacaagaacaaaaattataacgttatttttagATACGAAAtgtaaatcaaaaattataGACGAGACAATTCACGTGTAAGAAAGCAGCAGTACGTTTCTAagagaattcacttcgtatatTAGTCGTGAAATATTCACAACCTGCTTTCGTCGATAAGCCATaatgatacgtgtatcctataattTCTCACATATCTCGCTCGTGTtccgcggtgagtttcgagttttttctTATAGAATAACACTAGTTAACTCAATCGGACACTCGTAATAAAGTGAtctcttttgatttttttttaaatatacgcgatacttaaaaaaatagatagtaACAAAATGAATATTGAAAGATGAGATGATTGGGAATAATGtcgaataaaaaattgtttccaGGAAACACAGACGATCATAATCGTGAGCGTATTCAGCGGGGCCTGGCTGATGCTCTTAGTGATGAGCATCGTGCTATGTACCCAAGTCGCCAGTTTGCGCCGTAAGGTTAAAGACCTTAGTGCCAGCGGACGATTACGAGTTCAGTAAGTCAAATGTAACTTAGCTATACAAATTGTTAGGActtaaataaactcatttttttaaatgcgtaAATTTCATGGTAAGTGTTATATATCACAAATCAATCTACATAAGGAATCAGCAATAATGACATTAGTATCTTGTATTTAGGAAAAACCTTAtgcgatttaataataataagcgactttgttaattaactttttatttaacatttctaacagaaaattaaaaatgagcCAAGGTGGAAACCACGCTTTTCACAATCCTGGTCTGGCTCCGGACGAGGAACTGTCGCGGCGAGGCTATTCCATGTACCAGGCGTCGGACGAGGATATCGAAAGCGGTAGAGGTACAGAACGGTGCGTTGATTTAGTATTGATGTGGCCGACatgtagttataaattatattaattctacACGGGTTTGGGCATTCCAAATCAAGGGAGGAAATAGAGATGATGATAGGACATTTGAATTTGCATTTTATTGAGTGACATaagtatacatatacaaatctATACTTTAGTATAGTAAcagaatcataaaaaaataattttagttcaaCAATTGATCTAAAATACGAATGAAAAATGTAACTTTGCTAAAGGTGAACGACCACTAAGtagtaattatgtatatgttttataatgagcaaaataaataaaaagtaagtattaaCGAATTATTTCTCCAGGCAGACGGGAGGGCACTTTGTAGACGAACTGACGCGTGAATTGGACAACAGACACCAGCGCCAGGCAAACGCTCCACCATTTCTCCTTCAAGGCATTGAAGATAAGAAAAGAAAAACCCCGTCCAATCCATTATCCAACCAAGGACGACAGAATGACATGAACCCCAACttcatttattaacaaaactcctaataaatgaattcttaaataaaagtacCCTGgtcaaaaaacattgaaagTTCTAGCAGACTTAAGCACGGAGGACGCACATTGTGCTTATACCATCTAGAAATTTCATAGTTaagggtttattttattattgttacattatGAGTGAAAATGCAATACTTCTCCATTacttttcctaaaaaaaattagagaaaagttaaaataatatcattttgaagaattacatgttatttattaagatttaaattataacattattaaatacataacgttttatttatccttacctaatacaaaaattatcttGTTTAAAAAACAGGATATTATATATAGGCAATATGaacttaatataaacttaaataaatagtaaataaaacgaacaatgtaaaaaaaaaacaataacaactaAGTTTAAGTCTTATTATCCATTTATACATTCG
It encodes the following:
- the LOC113395177 gene encoding uncharacterized protein LOC113395177 yields the protein METQTIIIVSVFSGAWLMLLVMSIVLCTQVASLRRKVKDLSASGRLRVQKLKMSQGGNHAFHNPGLAPDEELSRRGYSMYQASDEDIESGRGTERQTGGHFVDELTRELDNRHQRQANAPPFLLQGIEDKKRKTPSNPLSNQGRQNDMNPNFIY